From the genome of Myxococcus xanthus:
CCCTGGAGTCCTACACGCTGTTGTCCGGGCACCTGGTGCGCCGCTACAACAACCGGGGCAACCCCAACTACAACCCAGCCGGGGCGGTGGTGACGGGCATGCTGAGGCCCTTGTACGTGGAGGCCTTCGCCTCGGACGTGCTGGGCGCGCGGCTGATGGGGGCGGAAGTCGTGCTGGACGTGCAGCACATCCTCATGGGCCGCCAGCCGTACCCCATGAAGTACGCCTTGTCGCTGTCTGCGGTGCATGACTGGGGCAAGGCGGGAGGGGCGTCGGAGCCGATGACGTTGGCCCACCTCGACGGGACGGCCATCCTCGTCAGCCGCCGCAACGGGCAAGGCGGCTTCGAACTTCAGGCGAATGCAGGCTGGGGCGGACGTCCCGGCGAGGGTGGCGCGTGGGGCGCGGTGGCGGGGCTGGGCGCCGATTACCTGACATCGAGGATGGACCTGCGCGCGCGCCTGGAGGGCCGCCTCCAGCGCGGAGGCTTCCGGCAGGGCGCCTTCGGCCCGGACTACGAGCTGGCTCGCTTTCAGGTGGCGGGCCCGACTGCCGTGCCGCAGGCGGACGCGCCCTTCCCGGACGGGTACTCGGCCTACGGCGAGGTGATTCTGAGCTGGGATGCGGAGAGCCTGAGCGTGCTGGGGCAGCGTCACTTCCGGCTGACAATGGGTACCGAGGTCTTCAACTGGGGCCGGGTGGACGTGGACGGCCGACTGGAGACACAGCTCTTCCACCGGAACCTCTCGGTGGGAGTGGGCGGCCTGGCGGTGGGCGCGGGCCAGCCAGGAGCGCGCTACCTCGCCTCGGCCCAGGCGCGATGGCGCTTCCTGGGCGGGAAGCTGTACGCGGTGGGGCAGGGGGGCACGCTGCTATTCCCGACGGCGGAGGGGACGCTGCGGCCAGGCGCCTTCGCCTCCGTGGGGCTGGGGGTGGACAATGCGCGCTGAGCGGCGTTGGAACAGCGGGTTGGGCCTTGCGTTGGTGGTGGCTCTCCTGGCCTCCGGGTGCGCTGCACTGCCCGCGAGGCCGGGCCAGGCGGGCCGTGGTGCGGCCCTGGCCTTCGGTCCCCTCTCCGTGCCCTCCCAGGCGGCGAGGAGCGCGGCGACGGGTGTGTACCAGGGGGAGGCGTCGGGCTCCGCGGATGGGCCGTCCGAGACGGCGCCGATGGGCTACCGGCGAGTGCCCATCGGCAATGCCGTCAATGGGAAGGAGGCGCGAGGCTCGAATGGGGAGGGTGGCGCCTTCGCCTGTGGCGGCCAAGACGTGCCCTCGGGCTGGCCCCACCTGGACTCCAGCCGGGAGGTGCTGGCGCCCTTCCTGGCGTGTGCCTCGCCCGCCGAGTTCGTGGCCATGCAGCGCGGGGTGGACATGGCCGGGCTGGTGGAGTCCCTCACGGACTGGGACGCCGTGCGCCTGGGGGCCCTGGGGCCGATGGACGCGCCGGCCTCTGCCGTCCTCGGCCGCAAGCGCGCGGCCTTCCTCGTCACGTCCGTGGAGAAGTACGGCGTGCCGTATTCCGAGGTGCTCGCCCTCTTCGTCCTCCACGCGGCCTTCGACGACGAGTTGCGCGAGGTGGTGCAGCGGTTGGCCCGCGACAAGCAACTGGGGGAGACGCTGGGCAGCATGCCTGTCGTCCGCGAGGAGCTGAAGCGGCGGGGCCTGGCGCTGGAAGGCTTCCCGGAGCGGGGGGAGCAGGCTCGCGACGTGCTGCGGGGGCTGGGGCGCGCGGGCCGGGACATGCTTTCCAGCAGCCCGGCGAGTATTGAGGCTCAGTACTCGGACCTCATGACGGTGAAGCGCAGCCAGCTTCCGCCGCCATACCAGGACGCGCTCGACGAAGTGCGCAAGGCGCTGTCGGCGAGGCACTACGCGCCGGGAAGTGTCGCGTCCGGAGCCTTTGACTCCCTCACCTTCGGTGTGCCGGTCGGCTTCTACCACCTGGTGGCCGGGACAGGACACGGGGCGTACTCGCTGGCGCAGGGCAAGTACGAGCAGGCCACGCGCGAGTTGGCTCCGGCCGCGCTGATGGTGGCGCTGTATGCCGGGGGCAAGGGTTCGCGGGCCCTGGTGGAGTCACGCGGAGGGCTGCGGCGGCTCCAGATGCCGGCGCTCGACGTGGCCGGTATGAAGGCGCTGCTGGCGCGCCTGGAGGAGCAGCTCGGCATCAACGCCGCGCGCGACTTGCTGCGCTACCTCCAGGCGAGCCGCGAGGGCGCCCTGGTGGCCGCCGAGTGGGGTGAGGCAGGGCTGCTGGCGCTGTACGAGGCCCGCGGAAATCCCGCGAAGGCGCAGGCGGTGCTGGCCGAGGCCAGTCGCGAGTCAGGCAGGGGCCCGGCAGTAAGGGGAGGCGCGACGAGGAACGGTGCAGGAGACAGTTCTCCGAGAGGGACTCCTTCGGTGGACGTTCCCATTCGGAATGCGCACCTAGCGGGGAAAGAGCACCCTGTAACAGGGGTGCCCTTCGACATGGAGGGCTATCCAGATTTCAGGGCCGCTGGCGTCGTCAAGGCCGAGGTGAAGATTGCGTATACTGGCTCAAGAGCCGGGGACTTCGCTGCTGCAAACCGGGCTGCTGGACTTCAGGCGACACCGAAGGGAATGACGTGGCATCACCATCAGGACCGGACCACCA
Proteins encoded in this window:
- a CDS encoding HNH endonuclease, with protein sequence MEGYPDFRAAGVVKAEVKIAYTGSRAGDFAAANRAAGLQATPKGMTWHHHQDRTTMQLVPTDVHARTGHTGGFAGGQ